In the Natrinema amylolyticum genome, TCGCCCTTTGCGACGGCGTGAGTCGTCGCGGGTCGCCCCTCGAGGACGCCCCCTTCGGCCAGCACCATCGCCCCGGTACAGACCGACGCGATCGTCGAACCAGTCGCGGCTCGCTCGCCGACGGCCGTGGGAAGGGCCCCGTCTTCGACCGCGGCCCGGACGCCGCCATCGGTGGTCCAGCCGCCGCCGGGAACGAGCAGGATGTCCGGCTCTCCGAGCGTCCCGTCGGGCTCGACGCGCAGCCCGTGACTCGCCGTCACGAGATCGGTCTCCGTGAGCGTCACCAGCCGCGTCTCGAGGGACGCGCCGGCCCGAGCCCCGTTCTCGAGGACCTCGTAGGGTCCGATCGCGTCGAGTTCGTCGAAGCCGTCGAACAGCACGATTTCAGCGGTCGTCTCGGCCATAGGTGAGCGTCGCGATCGGTGGGGAAACCCGTTGCGCCCGGCGCATTCCTTGCCTGTGACCCATCGTGCTCGACGGGACGCCGCGGCGGGGTGACGGCGGAAACCGCACGACGGCACGCCGAATTTTGAACGGAGTTTCGACGCAGTTTGCGGGGAGTCGAGCGGGATCCGAACGGAGTTCCAACCGACTTCGAACGGAGTCGCGTCGGAGTTCGAAAAATGCCCTCGAGCATCTCGAGGTGGTGTCGAACGGTGTCGTAATCGACCTCGAGTGCTTCGGCCGGCCGGTTGGCGTACGGGGTTTAGTCTCGAGCGCGACCGACCTGACGAACGGTGCGTCGCCGTCGAGCGCGCACGACCGCGTTACCGTCCCGGTTCGCCCCGTCGTTCACCGCAGTCCCGACCCACTGACCGTCGGTCGTCGCAACCCCGATCGATCGGCGTTGAACGGCCCACAAACCGACGAAAACGTCCGTCAAATGGGTTCAAACGCTCGAAAATCGGGTTTACGGCGACCCCCCTTCAAGTCGATCGAACCACCGAGAGTCGGATGCGCTATGAACCGAACGACGCTCATCGCAGTCACCTGCGCAGTACTGATCGCGGCGACCGGCTTCGCCGCTGCAGCACCCGGAAACGCACCCGTTTCCGTTGATACGGAGGCGGACGGAGCGGACGAACAGCACGCGAACGAACACGCCTCGGACGACCGCGCGAACGGAAACGAGGATCGAAGCGAGAACGGAGCCGCGGCCGGCAGCAGCTCGGATACCGGGAACGGACAGGGGCCGAACGCCGATCTCCCCGAGCAGGTTCCTGATCACGTCTCCGCGATCCACGACCGGATTTCGTCGTTCCTGAGCGGTGACCTCGACGGCTCGCTGGGCGACGCGATCAGCGCCGTGACGCCGGACGACGACGAGAACGCAGGCGAGGACGGTGACGCCGACAACGCCGATGAAAGCGACGAGGCTGACGATGCCGATGACAGCGACGATACCGACGCGGACGACGAGTCGCACGCCGACGAAGACGACTCGCAAGTTGACGAAGACGACACCGAGCAGACCGACGACGACCAGACCGAGTCGACCGATAGCGACGACCAGACCGACGCGTAACTGATACCCCATGCCCACACCAGCTCTGCCGGCGGCGATCGGTCTCGAGGATCGGCTGCTGACGTTCGTCGTCAGCCTGCTGGTCGGCGGCGTGGCCCTCCACGCCGGCACCCACGTCCTCGCCGACGGTCGAGACTACGCCCACGCGGTGCTGACCGCGCTGCTCGGCGCGCTGGCCTGGGCCCTCCTCGAGCCGATCCCGCTGATCGGCGGCGCGTTGGCGCTCGTCACCTGGGTCGCGATCGTCAAGCGACGCTACCGGCTCGGCTGGCTCCGGACCGCCGGTGTCGGCGTCGCGACCTGGGCGGCCGCAGTGGTCGTCCTCGCGACCCTCGAGATAGTCGGCATCGGCTCGGTCTCGGCACTCGGCGTGCCGGGTACCTGAACCGCGCCCCCGCTGGCGCTTTCCGCCACCGATGCAGTCCCGCTGACGGTCTTCCATCGGATTCCCCGCTGGCGCTTTCCTCCACCGAGCCGTCCCGCTGGCGCTCCCCTCCACCTCATCCGCACCTTCACCCTACCCCTGCTGGCGTTTCCGAACGCCCGATTGCTGTGACCGGATCCGAGCACAGCCGCGGCGGCGGCGAAATCCGTCGCAGCCGTGGGGCTCGAGCGGTGCCGTTCGTCTCGGCACGAGAGTGGCGATAGCCGATGGCATCGTTATAATTGGCCGGCCGTGGAAGTGGGGTCTATGGTCGCCGTCATCGGATCGGTCGTTGCCTTCCTGGTCGCACTGCTCGTCGGCGGACTGGCGATCTTCGCCAGCGCGCGGTTCATCGTCGACGTCGACGACTACTCGCACGCGGTCGTGACGGCCCTCCTCGGCGCCATCGCGTGGGCACTGACCTCCTGGGTACCGCTGCTCGGCCCGATACTCGCGCTGATCGCCTGGGTCTGGGTGATCAACTGGCGGTACCCCGGCGGCTGGGGGACGGCCGCGGCCATCGGCTTTATCGCCTGGATCGCCGCGCTCGCGATCCTCTTCGTGCTCAACGCCGTCTTCCGGCTCAGCGTCGGCGCGTTCGGCGTTCCCGGCGCATAGCGGTCCGCGGCCGGTCGAAACGGTCGATAGTCGGCGCAAATCGAGTTAAATCGGGGTCACGGACTGCCCGGTTCAAGGCGGTAAGACGCCTCGAACCCACCGTGATGCAGAAGCAAACGATACTCGCGATCGCAGTTGCGGCTACACTCC is a window encoding:
- a CDS encoding DJ-1/PfpI family protein encodes the protein MAETTAEIVLFDGFDELDAIGPYEVLENGARAGASLETRLVTLTETDLVTASHGLRVEPDGTLGEPDILLVPGGGWTTDGGVRAAVEDGALPTAVGERAATGSTIASVCTGAMVLAEGGVLEGRPATTHAVAKGDLKGYAADVHDARVVDDGDVLTAGGVTAGIDLALWLLEREFGAAIAEAVETEMEHERRVEVVR